The nucleotide sequence GTTACAGAGGGCGTGTGGCTATTTATGAAGTTTTAAATATTAGCGAGCCCATGCGCTTATATATCCAGAAGCCGGAATTCTCTTTGGATGGATTGCGCGCTATGGCTGCCAAAGAAGGCATGATTTCCATGTTTGAAGACGGTCTTCGCAAAGCAGAATTGGGCCAGACTACTATTGAGGAATTGTTCAGAGTCATAAAAGAATAACTATAGTTTATAAAGTTTATCAAGTTTTTAAAGTTTATAAAGTAGAAGATAGAACAAAAAAATAAAAATTTAAAATCACCCTGATGGGTGATTTTTGTTTATTAATTTTTTATAGAATCAAAATATATTTTACGGAAGCGGAGCTTCCGTAACGGAGGCCTCGCTTCCGCAAAACCATAAAAACTATTGACTTTTGCCACCTTTTTAAGGCAATAATAAATTGCATTATTTTTTAAATGGTTTTGCGTTTCGCAAAACAAAAAATATTAACTATGCATAAAAAATATTGGTTATTGGTAGGTATTTTGGGCGGGGCAATTATTTTGGGAATATTAATATATGCAGGCGTTAAAATAGTGCCAAGCTTAATGGCTCAGAGGAAGTTTAGCGAGCTGAAAACAAATCTTCTTAGCGATGACAATGGCGGGGCCACCCCCATAGAAACTATTAAACTTTTTAAATCAGCCCTAGAACAAGGTGATTTGCAAAAAGCTAGCAAATATTTTGTTTATGAAGAGCAAGCTGGAATACTAGAAGACCTGAACAAGCTTGTAGCCAAAGGAGAAAAAACTGTTTTATTAGATTATTTGAGCCAAATTATAGATGATAAAAACCCTAAGAGAGAATACATAACCGATAGTCCCGACATGGTGACCATAAATATTTTAAGCGATAAACCAAATTTTAGAGAATTTTCAGTAGAACTAAGACGCCCCGGTAATGATATAACAGGAACTTATAAAACTTGGAAAATCAAATCGATGTAAAACATCGATTTTTAAATGCCCTATATTTATTGTTTTATGAAATACTTTATTTTTATTTGTGTTTGTTTCGGTTTGACTTTAATACCCGTCTATTCTGGCTTAGCCTATGCGCCCTTAACGACACACTCAGGCTTAACAGAAAATATAGCTAATTTTTATAATTTTTCTGCTCCTAAGAAAATCACTGATACCCAGATGGAATGGCTTATACAGGGAAGCCAGAATGAAGATAATGGCTTAAGATGTTTGAATCATGCTTATGACCCTATTTATAACCGGGGTTGGCATCTTTCCCTTATTAATACTGATATTGGCTATACTTCCAAGGAATGGTCTCAATCAGAAAATGCCCAAATAGCTTTCGGGGCTATGGATTTTTCAGCCATCCGAGACACTTGGCAATCTCTTTGGCTCGGTCCTAATAATCTTGATAGTAATCAAACATGGAACAAAGCTATTTATGAATATCTGAGCGGACATGAAAAAGAAGCCTTCGTGGCCTTAGGGCATGTGTTGCATTTGATAGAAGATGCTACTGTGCCAGCTCACGTTAGAGCTAATTCTCATCCCGACATATTGGGAAAATATTCATGGAGTGACTATGAACAAAGAGCTAAAATATACGATAGGGCTATTCTTAAAAATTATGCCACTGCCTTAAAAAAACAAGGTTTAACTTCTTCAAAATTTGATAGCCTTAACAGTCTTTTCGATGACTTGGCGAGCAAGGTAAATCATTATTACTATAGCGATGATACTATCAGAAGCAGTGAATATAAGTATCCTCAGCCAGAATACGAGGGAGAACTGCCTGAAGGCTATTTTGTTATGGGGCAAGATTATAACGGAAAAACGATTCATTTAGCCTATAAACAATCAGGGGTGGGGTATAGAGTGAAATCTGGTTTAGATGTTTATACCCTTAACAATGACATTGTTTTCAAAGACTATTGGCAGAGTTTGTCTCCCTTAGCTGTTTCCTATGGCAGTAGCGCTATTGACTTGTTTTTTAAAGAAGTGCAAAAGGCCGCTCAAGAAAAAGACTATCTTGCCCAAAATAATCAAAGCGCTTTAACTAAATTAGCGGCTAATCTTTTGAATTTAACGGTAAACCTAAATAGTGGGCCAACAAATACCCCAGTTTCTACCTATCCGAGCAATAGCAGTGCCACTCCTGAAACTTCCCTAACTACATTGAAAGCTACTACTAGCACTACTAAGACTAAAATTACTGCCACTACTAAAACGGTTGTGTCGACTGCGACGACTAGACCCACTACTACCACTACTAAAAAGACCACTACGACTACGACTACAACTAAACCGACAACTACCACCACTACTAAATTAAAACTTGCTAGCTGTTCTTTTAGCTCAACGAATTTTAATGCTAGTCAAACGGTTATTTTAAACGAAATTGCTTGGATGGGAAGTGCGCACAGTGCGAATGATGAATGGATTGAATTAAAAAATTTAACCAACCAAAATGTTAATATTGGACAATGGCAGATAATTAGTAAAACTGGCAATATAAATATTATCTTGCCATCCAATACAATTATTCCAGCCCATGGGTTTTATTTGCTAGAGAGGACCG is from Candidatus Paceibacterota bacterium and encodes:
- a CDS encoding type II secretion system protein GspE; its protein translation is YRGRVAIYEVLNISEPMRLYIQKPEFSLDGLRAMAAKEGMISMFEDGLRKAELGQTTIEELFRVIKE